CTTGAAAATTCAGAGCCCGAGCAACCCATACTTTTCCTGCCCGATGTCTTTCTCGGGTTCTTTGCTGCCAAATACATCGAAAAACACGGTCACTCGCTCGACAGGCTCTGGCTCATGCTGGGCGCCTGTCATGTCCACGAGGCCATTCGTCCGCATCACGTCAACGAGCAGATGCGCCTCCACCCCGAGGCGGCTGTGGTTATTCATCCCGAGTGCGGCTGCACGAGCGCATGCATGACCCAGGTGAATTTGGGGCAGGTTCCCGAAGACCTTCTTCAGTTCCGCTCGACGCAAGGGATGGTCAAGCTGGTCCAGGAGGTTCCCCAGCAGGA
The sequence above is drawn from the Nitrospinaceae bacterium genome and encodes:
- the nadA gene encoding quinolinate synthase NadA — translated: LENSEPEQPILFLPDVFLGFFAAKYIEKHGHSLDRLWLMLGACHVHEAIRPHHVNEQMRLHPEAAVVIHPECGCTSACMTQVNLGQVPEDLLQFRSTQGMVKLVQEVPQQEIIMATEVGNLYPMSKAAPEKTLIPASAEAKCSFMKQNTLQNLHTSLRDMVHEVTVDPELAERAKVPIERMISIG